The Xenopus tropicalis strain Nigerian chromosome 1, UCB_Xtro_10.0, whole genome shotgun sequence DNA segment tctggcatttagtagctgcgacaagtagctgcttctaagtagctccatgtgtcttcaccctaatggtgaagacactgagctactagtagcagctagagaaacagacaatgctgatcatttactgataactgtctctatgtgagttttagcagaggcaattctcagtattgtctatggcaggggattttctggcatttagtagctgcgacaagtagctgcttctaagtagctccatgtgtcttcaccctaatggtgaagacacagagctactagtagcagctaaagaaacagacaatgctgatcatttactgataactgtctctatgtgagttttagtagaggcaattctcagtattgtctatggcaggggattttctggcatttagtagccgtgacaaacaGCAGCCCATCCAAATCCCAGAAAGACAAGCCATTCCCAAGGTGGCAACTAGGCTGGCAGTCAAGTTGCCCATATTATTTGTAGTACCTACCACTCATTAGTGCCGCTGCCTCCATGTCTATCTGCTCCATCTCAGCTTTGGCTTGTTCTCTGAGCAGCAGATCTCTGTTACTTGTCAGCCgtgaaggggtagttcacctgcaagttaatttttattatgttatagaaaggccaattcttaggaactttttaattggtcttcattatttattatttatagtgttcaaattatttgccttcttcttcaaactctttgcagcttttaaatgggggtcactgaccctggcagccaaaaactattgctttgtgaggctccaGGTTTATTGTTAATttacattacttatttttctatttaggtcctctcctgttcatatatcagtctttcattcaaaccacaccctggttgttaaggtaatttgtatcctagcaaacaaatagctgctgaaactccaaatgggagagctgctgaacaaaaaatgaaattattaaaaaaaactacaaataataaaaaatgaagaccaattgcaaattgtctcagaatattactctctacatcatactaaaaactaAACTCCTAAATACAAATTCACCACACTTTACCACAATAGAAATCTATCCTAAAGGCTTTACAGTGAAAGAACCCCCCAGATacaatgcagtaaaatacccctaAAGCTTTTGACATACACGCATGGTTAAAAGTTCCTCTTTCTCCTTTAGCAGATCTTCCTTTTGAGATTCTAAAAAATCCTGGTGCTTCTTCAAAAGGAGTCGCTGGCATTGTTTCTCAGCAAGTCGCTGAACCTGAAAGCAAATGAGATAAAATGAGAGCAGGAGCAGGCAACTAGGGCAAGTTGGTATCATTATAGAGAAAAAATGGCCTTGGTTGAACAGGAAGGATGGagcaggcttaaaggaacagtaacattaaaaatggAAGTGTAaaaaagtaatgacaatataattTAATGTTGCCTACTTACTAACTGTTTATACCCTCCTATGAGTCTCTTATAAAggtctattttatatatattgtatattatgtaaTAGGGacagaattcaattttttttgtgtattagCCCAAAGCCATGAACCCCATTTGATACAAATGCCAGTACACAAGCCCCAcccatttataaaatatttgtgaTTACATGTCCCACACAATGTCctttctgtctgggcagggtccctctgtggttccccattctctatgtgcccctcaccttcccctctgtctggacagggtccctctgtggttccccgttttgtatgtgcccctcaccttcccctctgtctgggcagggtccctctggggTTCCCCGttttgtatgtgcccctcaccttcccctctgtctgggcagggtccctctggggTTCCCCGttttgtatgtgcccctcaccttcccctctgtctggacagggtccctctgtggttccccgttttgtatgtgcccctcaccttcccctctgtctgggcagggtccctctggggTTCCCCGttttgtatgtgcccctcaccttcccctctgtctgggcagggtccctctggggTTCCCCATTctctatgtgcccctcaccttaccccctgtctgggcagggtccctctggggTTCCCCATTctctatgtgcccctcaccttaccccctgtctgggcagggtccctctggggTTCCCcattctctctgtgcccctcaccTTACcccctgtctgggcagggtccctctggggTTCCCCATTctctatgtgcccctcaccttcccctctgtctgggcagggtccctctggggTTCCCCATTctctatgtgcccctcaccttcccctctgtctgggcagggtccctctggggTTCCTCAGGGGAGCACAAGGGACGATTTTTGCAGGGGGCAGAGGACCATCATCTTTTGAGTTACACAACTGGTTACTTATTCTGTATTATCTCAGCAGAGCCCTTGCTGCAAGTGTCTGGAAGAAAGCTGttgttgctgaactgtaactgGAGATGCTGTGGCAGCCTTGTGtgtttatatggtcacagaacccctcattgacttctaatatccttatcatttacagtagggggtacatcatcCCTTAtaaacatgagtgatactcagagttccctgtataactcagcctgcagccttgtgcctttatattgtcacagaatccctcagtgacttctaatatccttatcatttacagtagggggtacattatcccttataataaatgagtgatactcagagttccctgtataactcagcctgcagccttgtgcctttatattgtcacagaatccctcagtgacttctaacatccttataatttacagtagggggtacatcatcccttataaaacatgagtaatactcagagttccctgtataactcagcctgcagccttgtgccttaatattgtcacagaatccctcagtgacttctaatatccttataatttacagtaggggggtacattatcccttaaaatacatgagtgatactcagagatccctgtataactcagcctgcagccttgtgccttaatattgtcacagaatccctcagtgacttctaatatccttataatttacagtagggggtacatcattccttataaaacatgagtgatactcagagttccctgtataactcagcctgcagccttgtgcctttatatggtcacagaatccctcagtgacttttaatatccttatcatttacagtagggggtacattatcccttagaataaatgagtgatactcagagttccctgtataactcagcctcaagccttgtgcctttatatggtcacagaacacCTCACATCATaaacaatatccattcattgttgcatttcttcccaaacgtacctaaaaatattttagaaaatcatAAAATTAGAAAATGCAACAGTTTTTGGTTAACAGCTGTGTGATAAAAGGTGAAATTTGCCCTGTGGTTGATGGTGGATTAAGACCAAGTCTACCTCTTTTACTCAtagttttacacatttttatggcAAGAATAAAAGTTAAGGTTTAATCTGAGTGCATCTTTCACACATTGGAAATAAAATTGTGTGAATAATACCTTGGTCTCCAGCGTTGCCTTTGCCTCTTCAAGCCTCCCTGTGAGACTTCTTGCTTCTTCCTGACACCTGTGAATTTCTGAtttcactaaaataaaataataataattaccatATTTTCAATAATATAAAGTTTGGTGACAAATGGCAGTGAGGACCCACAGGGGATATATTGGCCTTGATTTATTTTCCAGCGTTCATGTCGGCTCCCATGGGCAAAGGGTATTAACACTTGCATACAATTTATTGTATAGTTAATTTACATTAGTTCTTAGTAGGTTTCTGGCGCTGTTCAACAACTGAAGGCCCACAGGACCGGCACCACAGGTATAAAGTGCCACCAGGACCATTTGCCCAGTTGCAGTTGATGCTATAACTCTCTTATaataaaaagctacctatttcTTGTTATGTTTATGCACTTAAGGAATTAATATGActaaaaatgccacattttatatacagaagtTATTacgccagcctaaagtttcagcatctcaatagcagccatGATTTaggactttaaacttgtcacagAGGGTTACcgtcttggaaagtgtctgcgacactgcacatgctcagtgggctctgagcaacTGTTGAAAAGCTGAGCTTTGGGGTCATCtcaaatgatcaagcagaaaatgaggttggtctgtaatataagctgatgctacagggctgattattacattctgatgctaattgcactggtttctgggcTGCCACT contains these protein-coding regions:
- the LOC116412442 gene encoding coiled-coil domain-containing protein 172-like, whose protein sequence is MHGLSREMGEVEGDITRSLDSLFQYILLTEQQASEMNRHLREVKSEIHRCQEEARSLTGRLEEAKATLETKVQRLAEKQCQRLLLKKHQDFLESQKEDLLKEKEELLTMRVNYPFTADK